A single window of Mycobacterium sp. ITM-2016-00318 DNA harbors:
- a CDS encoding sensor domain-containing protein gives MTRPLPVFALCVAVAFAVVTTACTSTVQGAAVKPSSSVPSDDVPPLEESALDGLMLSNSALNKISGVELESFYDSEEMNDNADLISDVECLGAVYPGEDAVYDGIDWTAIRDELLLEANTDDDGRLVEQTLVLFDTADKAVEFFEASEAKWRDCSQRKDIEVENGGWLPAEVQNVDDRSISLKADVSGTLDGTCQHAMGVVSNLVVEGFSCDVNDHDDAQKIASQLLEDAGEK, from the coding sequence ATGACAAGGCCGCTACCGGTGTTTGCGCTCTGTGTGGCCGTTGCCTTCGCCGTCGTGACGACCGCTTGTACGAGCACCGTGCAAGGCGCCGCTGTCAAGCCCAGTTCGTCCGTGCCGTCGGACGACGTGCCGCCGCTCGAGGAGTCCGCCCTCGACGGCCTCATGCTCAGCAACAGCGCGCTGAACAAGATTTCGGGCGTCGAACTGGAGTCGTTCTATGACTCCGAGGAGATGAACGACAACGCCGATCTGATCTCCGATGTCGAATGTCTTGGCGCGGTCTACCCGGGCGAGGACGCCGTGTACGACGGAATCGACTGGACCGCGATACGCGACGAGTTGCTGCTGGAGGCGAACACCGACGACGACGGCCGGCTCGTCGAGCAGACCCTCGTCCTGTTCGACACCGCCGACAAAGCCGTCGAGTTCTTCGAAGCTTCCGAGGCGAAGTGGCGGGACTGCTCGCAGCGCAAGGACATCGAGGTCGAGAACGGCGGATGGCTGCCCGCCGAGGTCCAGAATGTCGACGACCGGTCCATCTCGTTGAAGGCCGATGTCAGTGGCACCCTCGACGGAACATGCCAACACGCAATGGGTGTCGTATCCAATCTGGTCGTCGAGGGCTTCTCGTGCGATGTGAACGATCATGACGACGCACAGAAGATCGCGTCTCAGCTTCTCGAAGATGCGGGCGAGAAGTAG
- a CDS encoding dihydrodipicolinate reductase → MTKRIVVWGTGFVGKMVIAEVVKHPGFELVGVGVSSPDKVGRDVGEICGLPAIGLTATDDVDALIDLKPDALVHYGPTAAHAEDNIALIVRFLRAGIDVCSTSMTPWVWPTMHLNPPNWIAPITEACELGEASCFTTGIDPGFANDLFPMTLMGLCSEVRKVRASELLDYTNYTGDYEREMGIGRAPEKKAMLETPDILVFAWGGTVPMIAHAAGIMLDEITTTYDKWVTPTERTSAKGVIPAGHVAAVRFTINGIYQGETRIQLEHVNRIGDDAAPDWPTGSQNDVYRVDIEGTPSIFQETAFRFTDGSGRDAAAAGCLATGMRALNAVPAVNALSPGWVTALDLPLIAGAGTIR, encoded by the coding sequence ATGACCAAGCGAATTGTGGTGTGGGGCACCGGCTTCGTCGGCAAGATGGTCATCGCAGAAGTGGTGAAACACCCGGGTTTCGAGCTGGTCGGGGTCGGCGTCAGCAGTCCCGACAAGGTCGGTCGCGACGTCGGCGAGATCTGCGGTCTTCCCGCGATCGGTCTGACAGCCACCGACGACGTCGACGCGCTGATCGACCTCAAACCCGACGCGCTCGTGCATTACGGCCCGACGGCCGCCCACGCCGAGGACAACATCGCGCTGATCGTGCGCTTCCTGCGGGCGGGAATCGACGTCTGCTCCACCTCGATGACGCCGTGGGTGTGGCCGACGATGCACTTGAACCCGCCGAACTGGATTGCACCGATCACCGAGGCATGCGAGCTGGGCGAAGCATCGTGCTTCACCACCGGTATCGATCCGGGCTTCGCCAACGACCTGTTTCCGATGACGCTGATGGGCCTGTGCTCGGAGGTACGCAAGGTGCGCGCATCCGAATTGCTGGACTACACCAACTACACCGGCGACTACGAGCGCGAGATGGGAATCGGCAGGGCGCCGGAGAAGAAGGCGATGCTCGAAACGCCGGACATCTTGGTCTTTGCCTGGGGCGGAACGGTTCCCATGATCGCGCATGCGGCGGGCATCATGCTCGACGAGATCACCACCACCTACGACAAGTGGGTGACTCCCACCGAACGCACGTCGGCAAAGGGCGTCATCCCGGCAGGCCACGTCGCTGCGGTGCGGTTCACCATCAACGGGATCTACCAGGGCGAAACCCGAATTCAACTGGAGCACGTCAACCGCATCGGCGACGACGCGGCGCCCGACTGGCCGACCGGCAGCCAGAACGACGTGTACCGCGTCGACATCGAAGGGACGCCAAGCATCTTTCAGGAGACGGCCTTCCGGTTCACCGACGGATCCGGCAGAGACGCCGCGGCCGCGGGTTGCCTGGCCACAGGAATGCGCGCACTCAACGCGGTACCAGCAGTCAACGCTCTGTCGCCGGGCTGGGTGACCGCTCTGGATCTGCCCCTGATCGCCGGGGCAGGCACCATTCGCTGA
- a CDS encoding dihydrodipicolinate reductase gives MSPTDKPIRVFQVATGNVGSEMIKRIADRPDLELIGVHCYSPDKVGRDAGELAGLAPNGVTATGTVEEIIAAKPDVLTFHGVFPDEDLYVQVLEAGIDIVTTADWITGWHRDTNHPHPSGKPVSQLLAEACDKGGATFYGTGMNPGLNQILGVVCSADVAEIENVTTIESVDVSCHHSKDTWIEVGYGLPVDDPSIPGKLEKYTRVFADSVLMMADCFDLALDEVKFSYELGACTKDVDLGWYTLPKGSLGGNYIKYQGMVDGVPRVETHLEWQMTPHTDPSWEIKGCYITQIKGDPCIYNKHMIFPKPGVDLSNPENFASIGMTVTGMPALAAVRSVVAAPPGLMTSAELPLRGFAGRFKL, from the coding sequence ATGAGTCCCACCGACAAGCCGATCCGGGTGTTTCAGGTCGCGACCGGCAATGTCGGCTCGGAGATGATCAAGCGCATCGCCGACCGACCCGATCTCGAACTCATCGGCGTGCACTGCTACTCGCCGGACAAAGTCGGCAGAGATGCAGGCGAACTCGCGGGACTCGCGCCCAACGGTGTGACAGCCACCGGCACCGTCGAGGAGATCATCGCTGCGAAACCCGATGTACTGACGTTCCACGGCGTCTTCCCCGACGAGGATCTGTATGTACAGGTACTCGAGGCGGGGATCGACATCGTCACCACAGCCGACTGGATCACCGGCTGGCACCGCGACACCAACCATCCGCATCCGTCGGGAAAGCCGGTCTCGCAGCTGTTGGCCGAGGCCTGTGACAAGGGCGGGGCCACGTTCTACGGCACGGGGATGAATCCCGGCCTGAATCAGATCCTCGGTGTCGTGTGTTCGGCGGATGTCGCCGAAATCGAGAACGTCACGACGATCGAATCGGTCGACGTTTCCTGCCATCACAGCAAGGACACCTGGATCGAGGTCGGTTACGGTCTGCCCGTTGACGATCCGAGCATCCCGGGAAAGCTGGAGAAGTACACGCGCGTCTTCGCCGACAGCGTGCTCATGATGGCCGACTGCTTCGACCTGGCACTCGACGAGGTGAAGTTCAGCTACGAGCTGGGTGCCTGCACCAAGGACGTCGACCTCGGCTGGTACACGTTGCCGAAGGGTTCACTCGGTGGCAATTACATCAAGTACCAAGGCATGGTCGACGGCGTGCCGAGGGTCGAAACGCACCTCGAATGGCAGATGACTCCGCACACGGACCCGAGCTGGGAAATCAAGGGTTGTTACATCACCCAGATCAAGGGCGACCCGTGCATCTACAACAAGCACATGATCTTCCCGAAACCCGGTGTCGACCTGTCCAACCCGGAGAACTTCGCGTCGATAGGAATGACCGTCACCGGGATGCCTGCGCTCGCCGCGGTCAGGTCGGTGGTCGCGGCGCCGCCCGGACTGATGACCAGTGCGGAGCTGCCGCTGCGCGGGTTCGCCGGTCGGTTCAAACTGTGA
- a CDS encoding TetR/AcrR family transcriptional regulator produces MTGISPRRPVNGKQLRADRTRAMVIDETVRCVNEEGFGAASAKHITERAGVTWGVIQYHFGDRDGLLMAVVDKGFGQLAETLRAMEPELASTAGPARAELVVSAVADAFLSPTSIAALEILIATRSGRADPDQKHLLELFTTLTRLGRYAADGLEPDRADAVGNVIWTTLMGAMVAKMAVPGPVDVSRELRALTDVVATYVDRHRTT; encoded by the coding sequence ATGACGGGCATCTCGCCGCGACGGCCGGTCAACGGCAAGCAACTGCGGGCTGACCGAACACGGGCGATGGTCATCGATGAGACCGTGCGGTGTGTCAACGAGGAGGGCTTCGGTGCCGCGAGCGCCAAGCACATCACCGAGCGCGCGGGCGTCACGTGGGGCGTGATCCAATATCACTTCGGCGACAGGGACGGTCTGCTGATGGCCGTAGTGGACAAGGGGTTCGGCCAGCTGGCGGAGACGTTGCGGGCGATGGAGCCAGAGTTGGCGTCGACGGCGGGACCCGCAAGGGCCGAACTCGTCGTCAGCGCGGTCGCGGACGCATTTTTGAGCCCGACGTCGATCGCCGCACTCGAAATCCTGATCGCGACCCGTTCCGGACGTGCCGACCCCGACCAGAAGCATCTGCTCGAGCTGTTCACCACGCTCACCCGGCTCGGTAGGTACGCCGCAGACGGGCTCGAGCCCGATCGCGCCGATGCGGTCGGCAATGTGATCTGGACGACGTTGATGGGAGCGATGGTCGCCAAGATGGCGGTGCCGGGGCCCGTCGACGTCAGTCGCGAGTTGCGTGCCCTGACCGACGTGGTCGCCACCTACGTCGACCGCCACCGGACGACCTAG
- a CDS encoding Rieske 2Fe-2S domain-containing protein, producing the protein MAKPPLSMTPTGWFQVAWSDEVKVGDVHRMTYFGRELVAWRAESGQLTVMDAYCEHLGAHLGYGGHVVGEVLQCPFHGWQWNHDGRNVCIPYQDRPNRGRRIRTFPVVERNESVYIWHDVDGGDPYFDAPDIFAGFSDGSSAADYYPQQRLYREGLEMHPQYVLENGVDFAHFKYVHQTPIVPVFTRHDFDEPVSYVDFTITFEGDENQTIDDVRSGVEAINGGLGIAVTKSWGMVDNRTISAITPVDDRTSDVRFMVYIGRRAGDDSPKAEVKAREFGDEIIRQFTQDIHIWCHQRYSDPPALAGAEQQGFTAIRNWAKQFYPSADARSTENDCIGGSAAEVYAQKGRTE; encoded by the coding sequence ATGGCCAAACCTCCGCTGTCGATGACGCCCACCGGATGGTTCCAAGTTGCCTGGTCAGACGAGGTCAAGGTCGGCGATGTACACCGAATGACCTACTTCGGGCGCGAACTGGTGGCGTGGCGCGCAGAGTCGGGACAGCTGACGGTGATGGACGCCTACTGCGAACACCTCGGCGCCCACCTCGGCTACGGCGGACACGTCGTGGGGGAGGTCCTGCAGTGTCCGTTCCACGGATGGCAGTGGAATCACGATGGCCGCAACGTCTGTATCCCGTATCAGGACCGGCCCAACCGCGGTCGTCGCATCCGAACATTTCCGGTCGTCGAGCGCAACGAGTCGGTCTATATCTGGCATGACGTCGACGGGGGAGATCCGTACTTCGACGCACCCGACATCTTCGCGGGCTTCTCCGACGGCAGCAGCGCCGCTGACTACTACCCGCAGCAACGGTTGTACCGCGAAGGGCTGGAGATGCATCCGCAGTACGTTCTCGAAAACGGCGTCGACTTCGCCCATTTCAAATATGTGCACCAGACTCCCATCGTCCCGGTGTTCACCCGCCACGATTTCGACGAACCGGTGTCCTACGTCGATTTCACGATCACCTTCGAGGGCGACGAGAACCAGACCATCGACGATGTCCGCAGCGGCGTCGAGGCGATCAACGGCGGCCTCGGCATCGCCGTGACGAAGAGCTGGGGCATGGTCGACAACCGCACGATCTCGGCCATCACGCCCGTCGACGACCGCACCTCCGACGTCCGCTTCATGGTCTACATCGGCAGGCGAGCAGGCGACGACTCGCCGAAGGCCGAAGTCAAGGCGCGCGAATTCGGCGACGAGATCATCCGCCAGTTCACCCAGGACATCCACATCTGGTGCCACCAACGCTATTCGGACCCACCCGCGCTCGCAGGCGCCGAACAGCAGGGCTTCACCGCCATCCGCAACTGGGCCAAGCAGTTCTATCCCAGCGCGGACGCGAGGAGCACTGAAAACGATTGCATCGGCGGTAGCGCCGCCGAAGTGTATGCACAGAAAGGCCGAACCGAATGA
- a CDS encoding ABC transporter substrate-binding protein gives MWRAAMWCAAVFTAWLMLALIACSPGEKVDLGGDSSGRLIAAIGGEPDQLDPNKTSAYFSFEVLENVYDTLVEPDAGLQMRPALAESWDVTPDQLTWTFRLRPGVTFHDGSPLTADDVVFTYRRIIDEELSNVDKLSAVADIRATNPSTVVIRLKQPSPNLLTNLGGFKGMAIVQRKNVESGQIATHPIGTGPFSFQQQKSGDSITLNANPDYWDGAPKVSGVTFRFIPEKSTALSALQAGEIDWTDSIPTQRVNQLSDDDSVNLAVVPSNDYWYLALNEARKPWNDVRVRQAIAYAIDREAIVTATSYGTAANNQLAIPKGNYWYTEYSRYRYDIAQAKRLLSEADASPQDLDMLVTNEYPETVTAAQIIADNLAPLGITVNIRTVDFATWLDEQNSGHFDMLMMGWLGNIDPDDFYYAQHHTKGTSNAQKFSNPEVDKLLDAGRVETNQDARAAIYRKAATTIADEVSYIYLYNPSVIQAWNKNMSGYEARRDKAIRFRTASISEGRTQ, from the coding sequence ATGTGGAGAGCGGCGATGTGGTGCGCCGCCGTCTTCACCGCATGGCTGATGCTTGCCCTCATCGCCTGCTCACCCGGCGAGAAGGTCGATCTCGGAGGCGACTCCTCTGGCCGCCTCATCGCCGCGATCGGCGGTGAGCCCGACCAACTCGACCCGAACAAGACGAGCGCCTACTTCTCCTTCGAGGTCCTCGAGAACGTTTACGACACACTGGTCGAACCGGACGCAGGCTTGCAGATGCGACCCGCGCTAGCGGAATCATGGGATGTCACGCCGGATCAGCTGACGTGGACTTTCCGCTTGCGGCCGGGTGTCACATTCCACGACGGCAGCCCGCTGACCGCCGACGACGTCGTGTTCACCTACCGCCGCATCATCGACGAGGAACTGTCGAACGTCGACAAACTGAGCGCCGTCGCCGACATCCGTGCGACGAACCCGTCGACGGTCGTCATCCGGCTCAAACAACCCTCGCCGAACCTGTTGACCAACCTCGGCGGCTTCAAGGGCATGGCGATCGTGCAACGCAAGAACGTCGAAAGCGGTCAGATCGCCACCCACCCGATCGGGACGGGACCGTTCTCGTTCCAGCAGCAGAAGAGCGGCGACTCCATCACGCTGAACGCCAACCCCGACTACTGGGACGGCGCGCCGAAGGTCTCGGGCGTCACGTTCCGATTCATCCCCGAGAAGTCGACCGCGCTCTCGGCGCTGCAGGCAGGCGAAATCGACTGGACCGACTCGATTCCCACCCAGCGCGTCAACCAGCTCTCCGACGACGACTCCGTCAACCTCGCGGTCGTGCCGAGCAACGACTACTGGTACCTCGCGCTCAACGAGGCGCGCAAACCGTGGAACGACGTGCGCGTCCGACAGGCGATCGCCTACGCGATCGACCGGGAGGCGATCGTGACGGCCACCAGCTACGGCACCGCCGCCAACAACCAGCTCGCAATACCCAAGGGCAATTACTGGTACACCGAATACAGCCGGTACCGCTACGACATCGCCCAGGCCAAGCGCCTACTCTCCGAGGCCGACGCGTCACCGCAGGATCTCGACATGCTCGTTACCAACGAGTACCCGGAGACGGTGACCGCCGCGCAGATCATCGCCGATAACCTTGCCCCGCTGGGCATCACGGTGAACATAAGAACGGTTGACTTCGCCACCTGGCTGGATGAACAGAACAGCGGACACTTCGACATGCTCATGATGGGCTGGCTGGGCAACATCGACCCCGACGACTTCTACTACGCGCAGCACCACACAAAGGGCACAAGCAATGCGCAGAAGTTCTCCAACCCCGAGGTCGACAAGCTGCTGGATGCCGGTCGCGTGGAGACGAACCAGGATGCGCGCGCAGCGATCTACCGCAAGGCGGCGACCACCATCGCCGACGAAGTCAGCTACATCTACCTGTACAACCCTTCGGTGATCCAGGCGTGGAACAAGAACATGTCCGGGTATGAAGCGCGTCGCGACAAGGCGATTCGGTTCCGCACCGCAAGCATCAGCGAAGGTAGGACCCAATGA
- a CDS encoding septum formation family protein, with protein MRARSRAAALCASFAALELLSACAAKDSGEAQRAASESTTTPSTIASSPAPAGPRSKNWFDLKVGDCLTEIPAVDTGAVTTTVVDCATPHLAEVFLLDLAEVFLLAPLAVNTAIDQVAMEKCAKGFVDYTGQPFVGGPFAVTYLIDSNQDRTANNPNPSTAICFLRNPNGEPLTESERF; from the coding sequence ATGCGGGCGAGAAGTAGGGCGGCCGCGCTTTGCGCGTCGTTCGCGGCACTTGAGCTGCTGTCGGCTTGCGCCGCAAAGGATTCGGGCGAGGCACAGCGTGCCGCGTCGGAGTCGACGACGACACCGTCCACGATCGCGTCGTCACCGGCGCCTGCGGGCCCGCGATCGAAGAACTGGTTCGACCTGAAGGTCGGCGACTGCCTGACCGAAATCCCTGCAGTCGATACCGGTGCGGTGACCACCACGGTCGTCGACTGCGCGACACCACATCTGGCGGAGGTCTTTCTGCTGGATCTGGCGGAGGTCTTTCTGCTGGCGCCGCTGGCGGTCAACACGGCGATCGATCAGGTGGCCATGGAGAAGTGCGCGAAGGGATTCGTGGACTACACCGGGCAGCCGTTCGTCGGCGGCCCTTTCGCGGTCACCTACCTGATCGACTCGAATCAGGATCGGACGGCGAACAATCCGAACCCGAGCACCGCAATCTGCTTCCTGCGCAACCCGAACGGTGAGCCGCTGACGGAGTCCGAGCGCTTCTAG
- a CDS encoding 3-oxoacyl-ACP reductase family protein, whose protein sequence is MTKLQDRRALVTGASRGIGAEIVRRLAADGAAVAFTYGRSAAEAEKLVAEVAADGGTAVAIQADSADAAEVARSVDDAVAQLGGLDILVNNAGVAVLRDIESFTLEEFDRQLAINVRAVFVAIQRAVPHLGADGRIINIGSINAERVPGPGLAPYAMTKAAVAGLTRGLARELGPRGITVNNVQPGPVDTDMNPDAGEFAALAKQLMATGKYGHPSDIAGVVSYLAGPDTGYITGANWNVDGGFTV, encoded by the coding sequence ATGACGAAACTTCAAGATCGACGTGCTCTGGTCACCGGCGCATCGCGTGGCATCGGAGCCGAGATCGTGCGGCGCCTCGCCGCCGACGGCGCCGCCGTCGCCTTCACCTACGGCAGGTCGGCCGCCGAGGCCGAGAAGCTGGTCGCCGAGGTGGCCGCCGACGGCGGGACAGCGGTGGCGATCCAGGCCGACAGCGCCGACGCCGCCGAGGTGGCGAGATCGGTCGACGACGCGGTTGCCCAGCTCGGCGGGCTCGACATCCTGGTCAACAACGCCGGTGTCGCCGTACTGCGGGACATCGAGTCGTTCACCCTCGAGGAGTTCGACCGGCAGCTGGCCATCAACGTCCGTGCGGTCTTCGTCGCGATTCAGCGCGCGGTCCCCCATCTGGGAGCCGACGGCCGCATCATCAACATCGGCAGCATCAACGCCGAGCGGGTGCCCGGGCCTGGCCTGGCGCCTTACGCGATGACCAAGGCCGCGGTCGCAGGCCTCACGCGCGGGTTGGCGCGCGAACTGGGTCCGCGCGGCATCACTGTCAACAATGTGCAGCCCGGCCCCGTCGACACCGATATGAACCCCGATGCGGGCGAATTCGCCGCGCTCGCCAAGCAGCTCATGGCGACGGGCAAGTACGGCCATCCGAGCGACATAGCCGGTGTGGTGAGTTATCTGGCGGGTCCGGACACCGGTTACATCACCGGCGCGAACTGGAACGTGGACGGCGGGTTCACCGTCTAG
- a CDS encoding potassium channel family protein codes for MSPKIRLERYEQRTEWPLVAVALSFLALYSVRVLAQPHGDAERAIELALWAIFSVFIVDYIVRLTLAQPRGPWFLKHMWELPILLLPFLRPLRLLSLAVVINALQRAVGHTIRGRVIIYTACGAVAIVYAASLAILDVEGNHPEKNSEIDNLGDALWWAMTTVTTVGYGDLKPVSAEGRLVAVALMIAGITLLGIITATLASWIVQRVGEEDVANQAATAAHIAELRAEVQSLAEFLRDNRADQQPKGDR; via the coding sequence ATGAGCCCGAAGATCCGGCTTGAGCGCTACGAGCAGCGCACCGAGTGGCCGCTCGTGGCGGTCGCGCTCTCCTTCCTCGCGTTGTACTCCGTCCGAGTTCTGGCCCAGCCGCACGGGGACGCGGAGCGGGCCATCGAGTTGGCGCTGTGGGCAATCTTCTCGGTGTTCATCGTCGACTACATCGTCCGGCTCACACTTGCGCAGCCACGAGGCCCGTGGTTCCTCAAGCACATGTGGGAGCTGCCGATCCTGCTTCTGCCGTTCCTGCGACCGTTGCGCCTGCTGAGCCTGGCGGTGGTGATCAACGCGCTTCAGCGCGCCGTCGGTCACACCATCCGCGGTCGGGTGATCATCTACACGGCCTGTGGTGCCGTGGCAATCGTCTACGCGGCGTCGCTGGCGATCCTCGACGTCGAGGGCAACCATCCCGAGAAGAACTCGGAAATCGACAACCTGGGCGATGCGCTCTGGTGGGCGATGACGACCGTGACGACGGTCGGATACGGCGATCTCAAGCCGGTGTCCGCCGAGGGCAGGCTGGTCGCGGTGGCGCTGATGATCGCAGGCATCACCTTGCTGGGCATCATCACCGCAACGCTGGCGTCCTGGATCGTGCAGCGTGTCGGCGAGGAGGACGTGGCGAACCAGGCCGCCACCGCGGCTCATATCGCGGAATTGCGAGCCGAGGTGCAAAGCCTCGCAGAATTCTTGCGCGACAACAGAGCGGATCAACAACCGAAGGGCGATCGATGA
- a CDS encoding cytochrome P450, producing the protein MHERDGRLGRDLFDDRFVEDPYPLYERMLAEGPVHRIGDSVFHAVCSWDAVNDVVARPQEFSSNLTATMTFQDGKVGEFPMGELGGDIQALATADDPAHAAHRKLLVPQLVAKRINALESFVGVAEDLLWNDGANDGAIEWMSTMANRLPMMVVGRLIGVPDEDSDQLGKWGYAATKVVEGLVSQDELSAAGVAVMQLAGYIMDRFPSAAADPKDDLFSDIALAREGGELADLTALNMMATLFSAGGESTASLIGSAAYLLATRPDIQRRIRASPDLLTAFLEEVLRYEPPFRGHYRHVVNDTSLAGVDIAAGSRLLLLWGAANRDPSHFPHANDFRLDRVSGKAHISFGKGAHFCVGAALARMEARIVIGRLLERTTWVEAQAASRWLPSLLVRRLEHLELTVA; encoded by the coding sequence ATGCATGAGCGCGACGGCCGTCTGGGCCGTGACCTGTTCGACGACCGCTTCGTCGAGGATCCCTACCCGCTGTACGAGCGCATGCTGGCCGAGGGACCCGTCCACCGGATCGGCGATTCCGTTTTCCATGCGGTATGCAGTTGGGACGCCGTCAACGATGTCGTCGCCCGCCCGCAGGAATTTTCGTCCAACCTCACCGCCACCATGACGTTCCAGGACGGCAAGGTCGGCGAGTTCCCGATGGGCGAACTCGGTGGAGACATTCAGGCGCTCGCGACCGCTGACGATCCGGCGCACGCGGCGCACCGCAAATTGCTGGTGCCGCAACTGGTGGCCAAACGCATCAACGCGCTGGAGTCGTTCGTCGGTGTGGCCGAGGACCTGCTGTGGAACGACGGTGCGAATGACGGGGCCATCGAGTGGATGTCGACGATGGCCAACCGGCTGCCGATGATGGTGGTCGGCCGGTTGATCGGCGTCCCCGACGAGGACAGCGATCAGCTCGGGAAGTGGGGATACGCTGCCACGAAAGTGGTGGAGGGTCTCGTCAGCCAAGACGAACTCTCCGCTGCAGGCGTCGCGGTGATGCAGCTCGCCGGCTACATCATGGACCGCTTCCCGTCGGCGGCCGCCGACCCGAAGGACGACCTGTTCAGCGACATCGCGTTGGCACGCGAAGGAGGAGAACTCGCAGATCTGACGGCACTGAATATGATGGCGACCCTGTTCAGCGCCGGCGGCGAATCGACCGCATCGCTGATCGGATCCGCCGCCTACCTGCTCGCGACCCGACCGGACATTCAGCGGCGGATACGCGCAAGCCCGGATCTGCTGACCGCATTCCTCGAAGAAGTGCTGAGATACGAGCCTCCGTTTCGCGGTCATTACCGGCATGTAGTCAACGACACGTCGCTCGCAGGGGTCGACATTGCTGCGGGATCGCGCCTTCTACTGCTGTGGGGTGCGGCCAACAGGGACCCGTCGCATTTTCCGCATGCCAATGACTTTCGGCTTGACCGCGTCAGCGGCAAGGCGCACATCTCGTTCGGCAAAGGCGCGCACTTCTGCGTCGGTGCCGCGCTCGCGCGCATGGAGGCGAGGATCGTCATCGGCCGGCTGCTCGAGCGCACCACGTGGGTCGAAGCGCAGGCGGCAAGCCGCTGGCTGCCCAGCCTGCTGGTGCGACGACTCGAGCATCTGGAACTCACCGTCGCTTGA
- a CDS encoding TetR/AcrR family transcriptional regulator, which produces MTRSDWLVGGDRRTAAAERIYTAATELVARDGMDALDIDALASRVHCSRATIYRCAGGKRQIRDAVMERSAARIVEAVRRAVDGMTGSTRIVTAIGVALKEIRSDPLGRSTFGTVRAGQDQTWLTESPIVARLATDLNGLTDDDTEAVQWIVRVVLSLLHWPVADPGIEQKMIDRFISPAFGS; this is translated from the coding sequence GTGACTCGCAGTGACTGGCTGGTCGGCGGTGACCGGCGGACGGCGGCCGCCGAACGCATCTACACCGCCGCCACGGAACTCGTCGCGCGCGACGGTATGGACGCCCTCGACATCGACGCTCTCGCGTCGCGGGTGCACTGCTCCCGCGCCACGATCTACCGGTGCGCCGGCGGCAAACGTCAGATCCGCGATGCGGTCATGGAACGGTCGGCGGCGCGGATCGTCGAGGCGGTTCGTCGTGCCGTCGACGGCATGACCGGTTCGACACGCATTGTCACTGCGATCGGTGTGGCGCTGAAGGAGATTCGCTCGGATCCGCTGGGCCGATCGACATTCGGCACGGTACGGGCTGGGCAGGATCAAACCTGGCTCACCGAATCACCGATCGTCGCCCGGTTGGCCACCGACCTCAACGGCTTGACCGACGACGACACCGAGGCGGTGCAGTGGATAGTCCGCGTCGTGCTGTCCCTGTTGCACTGGCCTGTCGCGGATCCCGGGATAGAACAGAAAATGATCGACAGGTTCATCTCCCCGGCGTTCGGGTCATGA